The sequence GGCCTTATCGTTTTTTTGAAGAGCGGCGATTGCCTGAGTGTAATGCACCACTGCGAGCCAGTCCTCTGTGACTGAGAAAATTTCCGACTGAGCAGGATCAAACTTATCTTTGAGTTTGAGGAACTCATCAGAGAGTTTGGCGATAGCATTGTTGTCCTTGTGGTCAATGTAATAGAGGAAGCGAGCTTCGAGTCTAACTTGGTCGGGTATTCCTGCTTTCTCTGCCTCTTGGATAGCCGTGCTAAATTCAGCAGGATCACGCAGTGTGAATATTTTCTCAAGGACGACTTGTTTGTCCTGCGCTTGGCAGGGAATCAGTCCGATGCAGAGTAGAGCGAGAAGCAACTTCATACTCAATCGAATAGATCAAAAATGCAGCGCTTGCAAGTGAGCTGCTTGATACTGGTGTGTAAAAACAAAAAAAGCCGCAGTCGGAAACTGCGGCCTAGAAAATGTGTATCCAGTAAGTGGTATTTAGTTGCTAGGAATCTGGATCGTTTGGCCCAGCTGCACGATAGTGTTGGTCATGCCATTGGCTCGCTGAATAGCTTCTACGCTGGTGTTGTATTTGCGAGCGAGTCCCCAGAGAGTATCGCCGGCTACTATGGTGTGCGGAGTTGTAGCACCGGCAGGCACTGCTGCGCCAGGTGAAGGGATGTAGTTACCTCCAGCAGGTTCCACAGAAGGAGCTGCACTCGGGATAGGCTGATAAGGTGCAGCGTTTGGACCTGAGTTTGGAAGGTAGTTCGGATTGTTATTGGCGTAGGCATTTGTCTCACCATTTGGCATCGGTGCTGCATATGGATTAGACGCGTTTGCATATCCCGCATTGTTCGGTGCTGCTGCAGGAGCTCCATAAGGATTGCTGGCATTGCCACCGAATTTCTCACAGGATGTGAAGAGGAGGCCTGCGGCTGTGGAAAGAATGAGTAATTGGATCTTCATTGCTGGTATTTTAGCACTTGGTTTCTCTATGTAAACGCTACACTCGTGGAATTCTTTCTAAATCAGGCGGGAAATTTGAAAAACTCTTGGGCTGTCGCATTCGTATGCTGGTTAAGCTCATGCAGGGTTTCACCACGGGATGCGGCAATGGCTTCAGCTGTGTGAAGTGTGTAGGCTGGTTCGTTGCGCTTGCCCCGGTATGGAGTGGGGGCGAGGTAGGGTGAGTCAGTCTCTACCATGAAGCGGCCAGCTGGTGCATCGACTGCAGCTTGTATGCAATCTTTGGCGCTCTTGAAAGTAGCGATGCCTGTGAAGGAGATATAGCCGCCGAGTTCAAAAATTTCACTGGCGTTCTCCAGTGGCCCGAGGAAGCAATGGAAGACCGCTTTCACGTCATGCGCGAACTCACGGTAGATGGCTATGGCATCATCCATGGATTGTTTGCCGGAACGATCACGTGTGTGGATGACGACATTTTTGCCGAGCTCCTTGGCGAGTTCAAAATGCTGTCTGAGGAAGTCTCTTTGACGCTGATGATAGTCATCAGCTGACCAGCCGTCTGGAGCAGGGTGATAGTAGTCCAGTCCGGTCTCGCCGATGGCTACACATTTTTGGTGCGAAGCTAATGTGTGTAATTCGACGAGGTAGTTATCCGGAGTTTCATGGACATCACATGGGTGAATGCCGATGGCGGTAAAAACCTGCGGAAATTTTTCTGAGATGGCGATGTTGGTCTTCGCGTCTTCCAGGCAAGTGGCCAAGGTAACCATGCGAGTGACGCCATTAGCCTCTGCTCTCGCGATGATATCTGGTAATTCCTCGTTGCTGAATTTATGGGAGGCCAAGTGGCAGTGCGAGTCGATCATGTGCAGTAGCGTGCTTACTTGCTGGAGAGCTCGAGTGCGTGCTTCTTCATCTGAGTGGCCATCAGGTTAAGAGCATTCGCGCGTGTTGGGGCGAGATGCTCTTTAAGGCCAGTTTGTTCGATGAAGCTCATGTCGGCAGTAAGAATATCATCGGCCTTCTCTCCATCAAGCACGCGGACAAAGAGTGCAATCATTCCCTTGGTGATGAGGGAATCAGAGTCCGCATGATAGCGGATAGTTTCACCTTCAGCCGTAGCGTCCAGCCAGACTTGTGATTGGCAGCCTTTGATCAGCTTTTCACCCGTCTTCATTTCGGCAGGCATAGCCGGAAGCTTTTTACCAAGCCCGATCACGTACTCATAACGCTCGGTCCAATCTTGGAAGAGGTTTAGTTCGTCGAGAAGTTCTTGCTGTTTATCTTGGATGCTCATGTCAGGATGTGCGGTTCAGGATGAAATCACTTCAGCGTTTGCTTCGCCGCAAGTGAATGTGTTGCTGTCTTGGTATTTTCTCTTGCGGTATGCAAGGGCTATATGTGTTCCGTCTATTTCACAGACGCTGGTGATGACACCGGCTGGTTTGTCTGTGCTGGCATTGCCGGTGATGAGTGGTGTGCCTTCATGGACCTTCGCATCGATCTTGAGTAGCACAAGATGCCGGTTTGTTTTGCCGGCAGACTTCATGCGTGAGATGACTTCCTGGCCCGTGTAGCATCCTTTGGTGTATGAGATAGCCCGCTCTTCTAGGCCCGCTTCAGGGGGAAGGGTTTCATTGTCGAGTTCGTGGCCCCACTTGGGGATCATGTGGGTGATGCGGGCACGTTCAGCATCAGCTTCGCATATTGG is a genomic window of Rubritalea squalenifaciens DSM 18772 containing:
- a CDS encoding LysM peptidoglycan-binding domain-containing protein yields the protein MKIQLLILSTAAGLLFTSCEKFGGNASNPYGAPAAAPNNAGYANASNPYAAPMPNGETNAYANNNPNYLPNSGPNAAPYQPIPSAAPSVEPAGGNYIPSPGAAVPAGATTPHTIVAGDTLWGLARKYNTSVEAIQRANGMTNTIVQLGQTIQIPSN
- a CDS encoding TatD family hydrolase, whose translation is MIDSHCHLASHKFSNEELPDIIARAEANGVTRMVTLATCLEDAKTNIAISEKFPQVFTAIGIHPCDVHETPDNYLVELHTLASHQKCVAIGETGLDYYHPAPDGWSADDYHQRQRDFLRQHFELAKELGKNVVIHTRDRSGKQSMDDAIAIYREFAHDVKAVFHCFLGPLENASEIFELGGYISFTGIATFKSAKDCIQAAVDAPAGRFMVETDSPYLAPTPYRGKRNEPAYTLHTAEAIAASRGETLHELNQHTNATAQEFFKFPA
- a CDS encoding SufE family protein; amino-acid sequence: MSIQDKQQELLDELNLFQDWTERYEYVIGLGKKLPAMPAEMKTGEKLIKGCQSQVWLDATAEGETIRYHADSDSLITKGMIALFVRVLDGEKADDILTADMSFIEQTGLKEHLAPTRANALNLMATQMKKHALELSSK